A single genomic interval of Pyrus communis chromosome 7, drPyrComm1.1, whole genome shotgun sequence harbors:
- the LOC137740202 gene encoding agamous-like MADS-box protein MADS1 isoform X2: MEFPNQAPESSTQKKLGRGKIEIKRIENTTNRQVTFCKRRNGLLKKAYELSVLCDAEVALIVFSTRGRLYEYANNSVRATIDRYKKACANSTDGGSVSEANTQVKFYQQEASKLRRQIREIQNSNRHILGESLSTLKVKELKNLEGRLEKGISRIRSKKNEILFSEIEFMQKRETELQHHNNFLRAKIAESEREQQQQQTHMMPGTSYDPSMPSNSYDRNFFPVILESNNNHYPRQGQTALQLV, translated from the exons ATGGAGTTCCCAAATCAAGCACCTGAGAGCTCTacccaaaaaaaattgggaaGAGGCAAAATTGAGATTAAGCGGATCGAAAACACTACCAATCGACAAGTCACCTTCTGCAAACGCCGCAACGGATTGCTTAAGAAAGCCTATGAATTGTCTGTTCTTTGTGATGCTGAAGTTGCTCTTATTGTCTTCTCCACCCGTGGCCGCCTCTATGAGTATGCTAACAACAG CGTTAGAGCAACAATCGACAGGTACAAAAAAGCATGCGCTAATTCTACCGACGGTGGATCTGTATCAGAAGCTAACACTCAGGTAAAG TTTTATCAGCAGGAAGCATCGAAACTGCGAAGACAGATCCGAGAAATTCAGAATTCAAACAG GCATATACTGGGGGAATCCCTTAGCACCTTGAAAGTCAAGGAACTGAAAAACCTAGAAGGAAGATTGGAGAAAGGAATCAGCAGAATAAGATCCAAAAAG AATGAAATCCTGTTTTCTGAAATCGAATTCATGCAAAAGAGG GAGACTGAGCTGCAACACCACAACAATTTTCTGAGAGCAAAG ATAGCTGAAAGCGAGAGggaacagcagcagcagcaaacaCATATGATGCCGGGAACTTCCTACGATCCTTCAATGCCTTCGAATTCGTATGACAGGAACTTCTTCCCTGTGATCTTGGAGTCCAATAATAACCATTACCCTCGCCAAGGCCAGACAGCTCTCCAACTTGT TTGA
- the LOC137740202 gene encoding agamous-like MADS-box protein MADS1 isoform X3 — protein MEFPNQAPESSTQKKLGRGKIEIKRIENTTNRQVTFCKRRNGLLKKAYELSVLCDAEVALIVFSTRGRLYEYANNSVRATIDRYKKACANSTDGGSVSEANTQFYQQEASKLRRQIREIQNSNRHILGESLSTLKVKELKNLEGRLEKGISRIRSKKNEILFSEIEFMQKRETELQHHNNFLRAKIAESEREQQQQQTHMMPGTSYDPSMPSNSYDRNFFPVILESNNNHYPRQGQTALQLV, from the exons ATGGAGTTCCCAAATCAAGCACCTGAGAGCTCTacccaaaaaaaattgggaaGAGGCAAAATTGAGATTAAGCGGATCGAAAACACTACCAATCGACAAGTCACCTTCTGCAAACGCCGCAACGGATTGCTTAAGAAAGCCTATGAATTGTCTGTTCTTTGTGATGCTGAAGTTGCTCTTATTGTCTTCTCCACCCGTGGCCGCCTCTATGAGTATGCTAACAACAG CGTTAGAGCAACAATCGACAGGTACAAAAAAGCATGCGCTAATTCTACCGACGGTGGATCTGTATCAGAAGCTAACACTCAG TTTTATCAGCAGGAAGCATCGAAACTGCGAAGACAGATCCGAGAAATTCAGAATTCAAACAG GCATATACTGGGGGAATCCCTTAGCACCTTGAAAGTCAAGGAACTGAAAAACCTAGAAGGAAGATTGGAGAAAGGAATCAGCAGAATAAGATCCAAAAAG AATGAAATCCTGTTTTCTGAAATCGAATTCATGCAAAAGAGG GAGACTGAGCTGCAACACCACAACAATTTTCTGAGAGCAAAG ATAGCTGAAAGCGAGAGggaacagcagcagcagcaaacaCATATGATGCCGGGAACTTCCTACGATCCTTCAATGCCTTCGAATTCGTATGACAGGAACTTCTTCCCTGTGATCTTGGAGTCCAATAATAACCATTACCCTCGCCAAGGCCAGACAGCTCTCCAACTTGT TTGA
- the LOC137740844 gene encoding probable galacturonosyltransferase 15 — MKFYISTTGIKRLTISSAGAGKGSPSTAATRRISGRTVLPLLLVLALVLPFLFVRIAFIVLESTTACSSTLDCVGWRFFSGSDESLLREELTRALLEAKDGNVNNNEQGIESFNQLVQEMTLKQQDVKAFAFKTKAMLSRMEHKVESARQRELFYWHLASHGMPKSIHCLCLKLAEEYAVNAIARSRLPPPEYVSRLSDPSFHHLVLLTDNVLAASVVISSTVQKSANPENLIFHIVTDKKTYTPMHAWFAINSFQSAVVEVKGLHQYDWSQEVNVGVKEMLEIHRQIWRHYYRNLKDDDFESDGEHKRFLEALSPSCLSLMNLLRIYIPELFPDLNKIVFLDDDIVVQQDLSTLWELDLNGNVVGAVVNSWCGDNCCPGRTYNDYFNFSHPIISSNFDHDRCAWLYGMNVFDLAAWRRTNITETYHQWLQFNQKSGLTLWHPGIVPPALIAFEGHVHPIDPLWHVAGLGSRSPEVPEDILEAASVIHFSGPAKPWLEIGFPGVRGLWNKHVNCSNKFVRKCRIMG, encoded by the exons ATGAAGTTTTATATATCCACGACGGGGATAAAGAGGCTGACGATATCCAGCGCCGGCGCCGGGAAGGGATCTCCTTCGACGGCGGCGACTCGGAGGATTTCCGGCCGGACGGTCTTGCCGTTGTTGCTGGTGCTCGCGTTAGTTTTGCCCTTCCTTTTCGTTAGAATTGCGTTCATTGTCCTTGAATCTACCACTGCTTGCTCTTCCACGCTcg ACTGCGTAGGTTGGAGGTTTTTCAGCGGGAGTGACGAATCATTA CTCAGAGAGGAGTTGACAAGGGCACTGCTGGAAGCAAAGGATGGTAACGTAAACAATAACGAGCAAGGGATCGAGTCGTTTAACCAGCTGGTCCAGGAGATGACGTTGAAGCAACAAGATGTCAAAGCATTCGCTTTCAAAACAAAGGCCATG CTATCGAGAATGGAACACAAGGTTGAGTCAGCCAGACAGCGGGAATTGTTTTACTGGCACTTAGCCTCACATGGTATGCCCAAGAGCATACATTGTCTTTGCCTCAAATTAGCTGAAGAATATGCTGTAAATGCAATAGCTCGATCTCGTTTACCTCCACCTGAATATGTTTCTCGACTTTCCGATCCCTCCTTTCACCACCTTGTTCTTCTAACTGATAATGTCCTCGCAGCTTCtgtcgttatctcatccacagTCCAAAAATCAGCCAACCCTGAAAATTTGATTTTCCACATAGTGACTGACAAGAAAACTTATACTCCTATGCATGCATGGTTTGCAATTAATTCTTTTCAATCAGCAGTGGTGGAAGTTAAAGGGTTACACCAATACGACTGGTCTCAGGAAGTAAATGTTGGAGTCAAGGAGATGCTAGAGATCCACCGCCAGATTTGGAGACATTACTACAGAAATTTGAAAGATGATGACTTTGAGTCTGATGGAGAACATAAAAGATTCTTAGAAGCTCTGAGCCCCAGCTGCCTTTCCCTTATGAACCTTCTTCGAATTTATATCCCCGAG CTTTTTCCAGATCTCAACAAGATAGTGTTCTTGGACGATGATATTGTTGTACAGCAGGATCTATCTACTTTGTGGGAACTGGATCTCAATGGAAATGTTGTTGGTGCAGTTGTCAACTCATGGTGCGGTGACAACTGTTGCCCGGGAAGAACTTACAATGACTACTTCAATTTTTCACACCCTATCATTTCATCCAACTTCGATCATGATCGTTGTGCATGGCTGTATGGCATGAATGTCTTTGATCTTGCAGCTTGGCGGCGGACCAATATTACAGAAACATACCATCAATGGCTACAATTT AACCAGAAGTCTGGGTTGACATTGTGGCATCCAGGAATAGTTCCACCCGCCTTAATTGCATTTGAGGGTCATGTGCATCCTATTGACCCACTGTGGCATGTGGCTGGATTAGGTTCTCGATCCCCAGAGGTTCCCGAAGACATATTGGAAGCTGCTTCCGTTATACACTTCAGTGGCCCAGCGAAGCCATGGCTCGAGATTGGGTTTCCAGGGGTACGAGGCTTGTGGAACAAGCATGTAAATTGTTCAAACAAGTTTGTTAGGAAATGTAGAATCATGGGGTGA
- the LOC137740300 gene encoding zinc finger BED domain-containing protein RICESLEEPER 1-like, with translation MDMSDAVNIKSTRLKSVVWNDFDRIKLADNTCIAVCRHCKKKLSGSSTSGTSHLRNHLIRCQRRSSLAIPQLYAARGKRKEGTYFNLDQQQKKDEVINLVNIRFEQEQTKDDVNYGSNNFDQRRSRFDLARMIILHGYPLDMVEDVGFKVFVKNLQPLFELVTSERVEADCMEIYVKEKQKVNDVLDKLPGRISLSADMWASLDGAQYLCLTAHYIDDSWQLNKKILNFIVVDSSDTEDKHSEIIMTSLIEWDVDRKLSSMTFDSYSTNDNIVIRIRDRLSQNKLLYCNGRLFDVRCAANVLYMMFQDALEALCEITDKIRGSIRYVKSSQALQAKFDEIAQQVGGESKRFLCLDNQMQWNSTYVMLEIALEYRDAFYLLHANDIVYTMCPSDIEWDRVSVITSYLKLFVEVTNNFTKFKSPTTNLYFPELCEVYSQLNEWCKNPDDYVRSLAFKMRSRFEEYWQRCSLGLAVAAILDPRFKMKLVEYYYGKVFGSGAPSHISGAFECVKALYNEHSNCLASLDQIVPWQVGGSSHFPGSERESGDRLSGFDKYIEETTQTDGTKSDLDKYLEEHAFPRHAPGFDILNWWKVHAPRYPVLSMMARNVLGIPVSKVAKDSAFNTGGRVLDRDWSSMNPATVQALMCARDWIRSELES, from the coding sequence ATGGATATGTCTGATGCGGTGAACATCAAATCAACAAGATTAAAATCTGTCGTGTGGAATGACTTTGATAGGATTAAATTGGCTGATAACACATGTATTGCTGTTTGTAGACATTGTAAAAAGAAACTCAGCGGATCAAGTACCAGTGGGACATCGCATTTGAGGAATCATTTAATTAGGTGTCAGAGAAGATCTAGTCTTGCTATACCTCAACTCTATGCAGCAAGAGGAAAGAGAAAGGAAGGAACTTATTTCAATTTGGATCAACAGCAGAAAAAGGATGAAGTTATTAACCTTGTGAATATTAGGTTTGAGCAAGAGCAGACAAAAGATGACGTCAACTATGGAAGTAATAACTTTGATCAAAGGCGGAGTAGATTTGATCTTGCCCGAATGATTATTTTACATGGGTATCCTTTGGATATGGTTGAGGATGTTGgattcaaagtgtttgttaaGAATCTACAGCCCTTATTTGAGCTTGTGACATCCGAAAGAGTTGAGGCCGACTGTATGGAGATCTATGTGAAAGAGAAGCAAAAGGTGAATGATGTGTTGGATAAATTGCCTGGTAGAATCAGCCTGAGTGCGGATATGTGGGCTTCTTTGGATGGTGCTCAGTACTTGTGTTTGACAGCACACTATATTGATGATTCTTGGCAATTAAATAAgaagattttaaattttattgtcGTTGATTCTTCTGATACAGAAGACAAGCATTCAGAAATTATCATGACATCTTTAATTGAATGGGATGTTGATCGTAAGTTGTCTTCTATGACCTTTGATAGTTATTCCACCAACGACAACATAGTCATTAGAATCAGAGACAGGCTGTCCCAAAACAAGTTACTTTATTGTAACGGTCGGTTATTTGATGTGCGATGTGCAGCAAATGTTCTCTATATGATGTTTCAGGATGCTCTAGAAGCACTTTGTGAGATAACTGATAAGATTCGAGGAAGTATACGGTATGTCAAAAGTTCGCAAGCATTACAAGCAAAATTTGACGAGATAGCTCAACAAGTTGGAGGTGAGAGTAAGAGGTTCCTATGCCTAGATAATCAAATGCAGTGGAACTCGACATATGTTATGCTTGAAATTGCTTTGGAGTACAGGGACGCATTTTATCTTTTGCATGCAAATGACATTGTCTACACAATGTGCCCATCCGATATTGAATGGGATAGAGTGAGTGTCATTACGAGCTACTTGAAGCTCTTTGTTGAGGTTACcaacaatttcacaaaattcAAGTCTCCAACTACAAATTTGTATTTTCCTGAGCTTTGTGAAGTATACTCGCAGCTGAATGAGTGGTGCAAGAATCCAGATGATTATGTCAGGTCTCTGGCTTTTAAGATGAGAAGCAGATTTGAGGAATATTGGCAGAGATGTAGCTTGGGTTTAGCGGTTGCAGCCATATTAGATCCTCGATTCAAGATGAAATTGGTAGAGTATTATTATGGGAAAGTTTTTGGCAGTGGCGCTCCAAGCCATATTTCTGGTGCTTTTGAGTGTGTCAAGGCACTGTATAATGAACATTCAAACTGCTTAGCTTCCCTTGATCAAATTGTGCCTTGGCAAGTAGGTGGTAGTTCTCACTTTCCCGGTTCTGAAAGGGAGTCGGGGGATAGGCTGAGTGGCTTTGACAAATACATTGAGGAAACTACTCAGACCGATGGAACAAAGTCAGATTTGGACAAGTACTTGGAGGAGCATGCCTTCCCTCGTCACGCACCAGGATTTGACATATTAAATTGGTGGAAAGTTCACGCTCCTAGGTACCCTGTCCTATCAATGATGGCGCGCAATGTGTTGGGAATTCCTGTGTCAAAAGTTGCGAAGGACTCAGCATTCAACACTGGAGGAAGAGTGCTCGATCGTGATTGGAGTTCCATGAACCCAGCCACTGTCCAAGCATTGATGTGCGCACGGGACTGGATACGAAGTGAACTCGAAAGTTAA
- the LOC137740202 gene encoding agamous-like MADS-box protein MADS1 isoform X1, with product MEFPNQAPESSTQKKLGRGKIEIKRIENTTNRQVTFCKRRNGLLKKAYELSVLCDAEVALIVFSTRGRLYEYANNSVRATIDRYKKACANSTDGGSVSEANTQFYQQEASKLRRQIREIQNSNRHILGESLSTLKVKELKNLEGRLEKGISRIRSKKVLHFPILIAKICLIPSSLLNPYSKSQLTCSDKPQNEILFSEIEFMQKRETELQHHNNFLRAKIAESEREQQQQQTHMMPGTSYDPSMPSNSYDRNFFPVILESNNNHYPRQGQTALQLV from the exons ATGGAGTTCCCAAATCAAGCACCTGAGAGCTCTacccaaaaaaaattgggaaGAGGCAAAATTGAGATTAAGCGGATCGAAAACACTACCAATCGACAAGTCACCTTCTGCAAACGCCGCAACGGATTGCTTAAGAAAGCCTATGAATTGTCTGTTCTTTGTGATGCTGAAGTTGCTCTTATTGTCTTCTCCACCCGTGGCCGCCTCTATGAGTATGCTAACAACAG CGTTAGAGCAACAATCGACAGGTACAAAAAAGCATGCGCTAATTCTACCGACGGTGGATCTGTATCAGAAGCTAACACTCAG TTTTATCAGCAGGAAGCATCGAAACTGCGAAGACAGATCCGAGAAATTCAGAATTCAAACAG GCATATACTGGGGGAATCCCTTAGCACCTTGAAAGTCAAGGAACTGAAAAACCTAGAAGGAAGATTGGAGAAAGGAATCAGCAGAATAAGATCCAAAAAGGTACtccatttccctattttaattgcaaaaatctgtttAATTCCTTCAAGTTTACTTAATCCCTACTCAAAATCTCAACTGACGTGCTCGGATAAACCGCAGAATGAAATCCTGTTTTCTGAAATCGAATTCATGCAAAAGAGG GAGACTGAGCTGCAACACCACAACAATTTTCTGAGAGCAAAG ATAGCTGAAAGCGAGAGggaacagcagcagcagcaaacaCATATGATGCCGGGAACTTCCTACGATCCTTCAATGCCTTCGAATTCGTATGACAGGAACTTCTTCCCTGTGATCTTGGAGTCCAATAATAACCATTACCCTCGCCAAGGCCAGACAGCTCTCCAACTTGT TTGA
- the LOC137740202 gene encoding agamous-like MADS-box protein MADS1 isoform X4, with amino-acid sequence MEFPNQAPESSTQKKLGRGKIEIKRIENTTNRQVTFCKRRNGLLKKAYELSVLCDAEVALIVFSTRGRLYEYANNSVRATIDRYKKACANSTDGGSVSEANTQFYQQEASKLRRQIREIQNSNRHILGESLSTLKVKELKNLEGRLEKGISRIRSKKNEILFSEIEFMQKRETELQHHNNFLRAKIAESEREQQQQQTHMMPGTSYDPSMPSNSYDRNFFPVILESNNNHYPRQGQTALQLV; translated from the exons ATGGAGTTCCCAAATCAAGCACCTGAGAGCTCTacccaaaaaaaattgggaaGAGGCAAAATTGAGATTAAGCGGATCGAAAACACTACCAATCGACAAGTCACCTTCTGCAAACGCCGCAACGGATTGCTTAAGAAAGCCTATGAATTGTCTGTTCTTTGTGATGCTGAAGTTGCTCTTATTGTCTTCTCCACCCGTGGCCGCCTCTATGAGTATGCTAACAACAG CGTTAGAGCAACAATCGACAGGTACAAAAAAGCATGCGCTAATTCTACCGACGGTGGATCTGTATCAGAAGCTAACACTCAG TTTTATCAGCAGGAAGCATCGAAACTGCGAAGACAGATCCGAGAAATTCAGAATTCAAACAG GCATATACTGGGGGAATCCCTTAGCACCTTGAAAGTCAAGGAACTGAAAAACCTAGAAGGAAGATTGGAGAAAGGAATCAGCAGAATAAGATCCAAAAAG AATGAAATCCTGTTTTCTGAAATCGAATTCATGCAAAAGAGG GAGACTGAGCTGCAACACCACAACAATTTTCTGAGAGCAAAG ATAGCTGAAAGCGAGAGggaacagcagcagcagcaaacaCATATGATGCCGGGAACTTCCTACGATCCTTCAATGCCTTCGAATTCGTATGACAGGAACTTCTTCCCTGTGATCTTGGAGTCCAATAATAACCATTACCCTCGCCAAGGCCAGACAGCTCTCCAACTTGTGTAA